Sequence from the Candidatus Accumulibacter similis genome:
GCCATGCCGTGCCACGCGGCGAAGACGTGCTCTCCGGCGGCATGCCGAGCTATGGCGTCTATGCGACGCGCGACGGCCGCCATCTGGCGGTCAGTGCGATGGAACCGAAGTTCTGGCAGATGCTGTGTGCGGCCATCGGGCGTCCCGATCTTGCCCCTTTCGCCTTCGCCACCGGCGCCGAGGGCCGGCGCATCCGCAGCGAACTCGAGGCGGCTTTCGCCAGCCGCAGCCTGGCCGACTGGAGCGCGTTGTTCGAGCAGGTGGACTGTTGCGTGACGCCGGTCCTGCGCTTCGAGGAAAGCATGGAGAACGAACACCTGCAGGCCCGCGGCATGCTCGTCGAAGTCAATGGCGTGCGCCAGTTCGCGCCGCCGTTCAAGATCAGCGAGTTGCCTTTCTCGGCCCGCCTGCCACCCCCCGAGGCCGGCGAGCACAGCGACGAAATCCTGCGTGCCAGCGGCTTCAGCGGCGACGAGATCGCCCGCCTGCGCGCGCAGAAGGTGATCTGAGACCGCCGCGGCTGGCAGGAAGCGCAGCTCGCGCCGGCGGTGCGCTGCCGGCCGGCCGTCGGCGCGTGCGCCGGGCACGACGGACAGGCAATCCGGTAAGATGGCGCCGCCGGCGCGACAGTCCGTCAGCGCCGCTTCCCGTCCGCGACCCGAGAAACCAGCCGCAAGATGCCCGCCATTGCCTACCTGAACCGCCTGCTGCCCGGCCTGCAACCGCTGCTCAAGTACCGTGCCGCCGATCTGCCGCACGACATCAGCGCCGGGCTGGCGGTTGCCGCCGTATCGATCCCGGTCGCCATCGCCTACGCCGAGATCGCCGGGCTCAGTCCCTCCGCCGGCCTCTATTCGTCGATCCTGCCGCTGATCGTCTACGCACTCGCCGGAACCTCGCGGCAGATGATCATCGGCCCCGATGCCGCCACCTGCGCCATGATCGCCGCCGTCGTCGCGCCGATGGCGGCGGGCAACAGCGGCCTCTACCTCTCGTTCAGCATCGCCCTGACGCTGCTCACCGGCATCTTCTGCCTGGCCGCCAGCTTCCTGCGCCTCGGCGCGCTGGCCGATTTCCTCGCCCGGCCAATCCTCGTTGGTCTGCTCAACGGCATCGCGTTGTCGATCATGGTCGGTCAGATCGGCAAGGTCCTCGGCAGCAAGCCGCAGGCCAGCCGCCTCATCCGCCAGTTGCTGGAAATCCCGGAACTCGTGCTGCAGGCACACATGCCGACGGTGCTGCTGTCGCTCGCCTGCGTCCTGGTGATGGCGGTGATGCCGCGGCTTTCGCAGCGCCTGCCGGGATCGCTGGTGACGATGGCCCTCGCCGGTCTGGCGGCCTACCTGCTGCGCCTCGACGAGATGGGCGTGGCGCTGATCGGCCCCGTCGCCAGCGGCCTGCCCTCGCTCGAGTGGCCGGATCTGCAGTTGCACGAGGTGGGCGATCTCGCCGGCGCCGCCGCCGGCCTGGCGCTGGTGCTGTTCACCAGCGGCATGCTGACCGCGCGCAGCTTTGCCGAGCGCAACCGCTACGACATCGACGTCGATCGCGAATTCGCTGCCTTCGGCCTCGCCAACATCGTCGCCGCCGTGTCGCAGGGCTTTGCCGTCACCGGCTCGTCCTCGCGCACCGCGGTCAACGACGCCAACGGCGGCCGCACGCAGATGGTCGGCATCGTCGCCGCCGTCGCCGTCGCGCTGCTCCTGCTCGCCGGTACCGACTGGCTGGCCTGGCTGCCGATTCCGGCGCTCGGAGTCGTGCTCATCTTCGCCTCGTGGTCGCTGCTCGACCTGCAGGTGTTCCGCCGCTACCACCAGGTCGAACGGGCAGCGCTGCTGCTTGGCGCCGTCACCATGCTCGGTGTCCTCGCCTTCGGCGCCATCAAGGCGATCGTGCTGGCGGTGACGCTCGCCCTGCTGATGTTCGTCCGCCGCGTCGCGCGGCCCGACCTCGAGCAGTTGGTCACCGTCCGTGGTCGCCCCGGGCTGTACAACCGGCTGCTCTTTCCGGACGCCAGGCCGATCGACGGGCTCCTCCTGCTGCGCTTCTGCGGGCCGCTCGTGTTCTTCAACGCCAGCCATTTCCGCAGCGAGGTGCAGCGCGCCATCGCGCGTCAGGCGGCGCCCGTCGAGCGTGTCGTGCTCGACCTGATTCCGATGACCAACATCGACATCACCGGCATCGACATGCTCGAGCGGCTCGACGAGGAACTCGCCGTACAGGGAAT
This genomic interval carries:
- a CDS encoding SulP family inorganic anion transporter — its product is MQPLLKYRAADLPHDISAGLAVAAVSIPVAIAYAEIAGLSPSAGLYSSILPLIVYALAGTSRQMIIGPDAATCAMIAAVVAPMAAGNSGLYLSFSIALTLLTGIFCLAASFLRLGALADFLARPILVGLLNGIALSIMVGQIGKVLGSKPQASRLIRQLLEIPELVLQAHMPTVLLSLACVLVMAVMPRLSQRLPGSLVTMALAGLAAYLLRLDEMGVALIGPVASGLPSLEWPDLQLHEVGDLAGAAAGLALVLFTSGMLTARSFAERNRYDIDVDREFAAFGLANIVAAVSQGFAVTGSSSRTAVNDANGGRTQMVGIVAAVAVALLLLAGTDWLAWLPIPALGVVLIFASWSLLDLQVFRRYHQVERAALLLGAVTMLGVLAFGAIKAIVLAVTLALLMFVRRVARPDLEQLVTVRGRPGLYNRLLFPDARPIDGLLLLRFCGPLVFFNASHFRSEVQRAIARQAAPVERVVLDLIPMTNIDITGIDMLERLDEELAVQGIVLTLAGRQIEFERWLQVTGHPDESLRQRAYPTMRQAIRQWHGRDEGAAEEDAESEAETAAPTREAVAEAPPARSDEAGGNGNERA